The DNA window GAATTGCATCATGCTTGGGGTCATTACGGAGAGGAGGCAATTCAAACATCAAGAGAGCTCGATCTTGTACCTGAATGCCATGTCCAACACCACACGGTAAATCCGGCCAACTTCTGATTTCACTTCTTCGTCATCAGCGTATTCTGTCGCCTTGCCATTGACTTCTGCTAGTCGCGAATGCAGGTCAGCGAGAAGGCCTAGAAGTTCGTTGCGGCCACCACCGCTGACGCGCCAAGCGCGTTCAAGGTCCCTATCCCTTAGAAGGTTGGCCCTTGCCCGAGGGTTGGCTAGTACTTCGCTGAGCTTGCTTAGCTCTCTTGAGTCCTTAATCGCCCGCCGAAGTTCAGTTGTGGAATCTCCACACAAGAGTTCTACAAGGTGGCGTAGATTGTCCATATATTCAGAAGGGATAGGTGAGTCCGGCAATCCCTCAATTTCCGCCTGACGTCCAAGACCAATGAAATCGCGGATTCCCTGCGGATCTAGAGCGTTGTAGAACACACCGAATTTAGCTTCAACCTGATCCATGGGAATTCCTGAGTCTTCTGCTTGTCGGAATACGGCAATGGCCTCTGCATACCGGCGAACAGTACGTTGATTTGACCCGATGCGCCTGGCTACATCCTTAATGGTTTCGCCTTCACGAAGCAATTTTGCAATGAAGCGAGCCTTTGCTTCTGGCCGCCATGGTTTCGGTCCGGTGATGTGACGGAATCCCAAGTAATCATCTAAATCATTACGGTCTTGATAGACGATTACTGGAACGTGACTCAAATCTAAGTCAGACGCCTCCTCTACTAAATCCGCCCATTCCGAGCTTGAAATACCGGCAGCCCGCCGGTGCTCAGCGCTCGTCAACAACTTTAGGGTGGCTAACCGGCGATTTCCTTCAACGGTTACATACTCGCCAGATTCCGGGGGACTCTCAACTACCAATAGGGCCTCGGCGTGACGGGGTGTGAATCCCTTGTCTGCAATCGAGCGTGCTAATTCAATCAGATTGTAGCGCTGTAAGAATTCACGGAGGAGATCACCCTCGGGCTCCAACTCCCAATCACGGTCACGCGGCAACCGAGGGTTATCTGGATCAAGATGGATGCTGCTGAGGAGAACCTCTTGGTAGTCTTCTCCGGGCATGCTCCACCTTCCTATGATTCATTCTCCGAAATTGACGTTCCCTAAGATAGCACACCCTACTTGGAGGAGTCTCTTATCGCATTACCACCTACACGGCGTGGATGCCGGGGCCGTAGGTTGGACCGACGGAGAGTTCTTTCATGCGCTCCATGATTTCCGCGTTGGTGAGGTCGCTGGGGAGGGAGGTGCGGACGGAGTGGGTGCGGAAGGCCTCCGGGTTGTTGGGGCCTTGGGGTTCCTGGCCTTCCTGGAGCTCTCGGGCGGCTTTGAGCATGCGCTGGCGGACGCGGATCATTGACTCGTCCGTGCGCACGAGGTGCTCGCGGCTGCGGTCGGCGCGGGGGCCCCACTGGTCCTCGACGAGGGCGAGGTCCTGGATGGGGAAGGACTTGATGCCGGTGTACGAGAAGTTCTTCTGCAACAGCCGGTCGACGTTGTAGTCGTTGTCCTTGTTCTCGACGGCCATGAACGAGCCCGGAATTTGCTCCGGATACGTGAAGCCGCCGAAGCGGTCCTGGTTGCGCTGGTGCTCGGTGAAGGGCTCATAGCTCCAGCGGAAGCGGTACATGTAGCAGCTCTCGTCGTCGATGGGGATGCGCATGTTGCTGCAGTAGACGCCGGGGCCAGCGATGCCCGCGGAGCTAAAGCTGGGGAAGAAGAAGTTGTTCACCAGCGCCATCTGCGTCCCGCTGGACTCCGGGGTCAGCGATATCTGCCGCATCCCGTAGTCCGTCTCCTCAAACAGGAAGGACATCCGCATGAACCGCTGGTCGCCGAAGAGCGCGCCCAGCGCGGGGGAGGCGTCCTGGATGGTGCCCGGCATGGCGCGGTCGCGGGTCATGTGCAGGAAGGCGCCGTGGCTCGGGTCGTAGTCGCCCTCCATGGCTTGCATGTAGTTGCAGCGGAGGTGGTACTTGCGGACGTAGGTGCGGTCGTCAGGCAAATCCATCCAGTCGAAGCCCGGCGGGGGCGGCGGCGGGTCCTGCGGCCCGAGGTAGGCGAACACCATGCCCGCCGCGTCGAAGCACGGGTACGCCTTCACGCGCACCTTGTCCTTGTAGGTTTCACCCTCCGG is part of the Chloroflexota bacterium genome and encodes:
- a CDS encoding Rieske 2Fe-2S domain-containing protein, which produces MLSREENDMLTQTGVGTPMGELFRRFWLPALLSEEIPSADCPPVRVKLLGENLIAFRDSNGTPGLVDAYCPHRGAPLFFGRNEECGIRCVYHGWKFDVDGNCVDLPNSPEGETYKDKVRVKAYPCFDAAGMVFAYLGPQDPPPPPPGFDWMDLPDDRTYVRKYHLRCNYMQAMEGDYDPSHGAFLHMTRDRAMPGTIQDASPALGALFGDQRFMRMSFLFEETDYGMRQISLTPESSGTQMALVNNFFFPSFSSAGIAGPGVYCSNMRIPIDDESCYMYRFRWSYEPFTEHQRNQDRFGGFTYPEQIPGSFMAVENKDNDYNVDRLLQKNFSYTGIKSFPIQDLALVEDQWGPRADRSREHLVRTDESMIRVRQRMLKAARELQEGQEPQGPNNPEAFRTHSVRTSLPSDLTNAEIMERMKELSVGPTYGPGIHAV